The following DNA comes from Seriola aureovittata isolate HTS-2021-v1 ecotype China chromosome 15, ASM2101889v1, whole genome shotgun sequence.
attaatactaTTATAAACTATATATTCTATTACGaatgagctactggacacaAGACATTCCCCTAAGGGATAAattaagtatctatctatctatctatctatctatctatctatctatctatctatctatctatctatctatctatctatctctctatttatctatctctctctctctctctctccctctctatctatccatctatctctctctctctctctctctctctctctctctctctcaatctctctctctctctgtctctatctatctatctatctatctatctatctatctatctatctatctatctatctatctatctatctatctctagaGGGAAAGGATAAAGATGGGCATCAGTCAAAGGTAAATGTAAATTGGGCGATCTACTGCCAAAtaaatttaacaaacaaatagcgaaatcatttttcatcatcTAAAGTTGTTAAAGCTTTGTTTTCGACATTGATTCCATTAAACACAGACGGTTACACAGCTGAGGAAAACACTATTCAAAGAATGTGACATCAATGTGTGTATCTTATATTGTCACTTCCTCAGTCTGAGCAAACTAGAACGTCAACCTTTGTGGTATATCTATAGTATGCAGTATGTTGTCACTGCAATAATAgcattaatgaaaatgaataccAGTTTTCACCTCAGAccttttttaagttttcaaaaCATAATCCATGTGATGTCAGAGCCTATACTACTATGTACATCAACAGTGGATAATACAATCATTTAACTGAGCTTGGTGtcttaaaaaaacattctttaCTACATATAAGACATTTTGACTTACCAGTATGGACAAACATGTGTTTGACGTAGTTCTGTTTTGCAGTAAAGGTTTTACTGCAGAGAGTGCATTCATAGGGCTTCTTTTCCCCCTGACCAATTCCTCCTGCAGGCTGTTGCTGCTGAGCTGGCGCTTGTGGTACCGACATGGGGTTCGGGAATGATGGCATTGCAGGGGGCGGCACTGCCACAAACTGTGGTTGCTGCTGGCCAGGAAGGTAAAGGAAAGGCTTGTTGTCTCTAGCCGGCTGTGTAGGAAAGAGTGTGGGCAGGAAGGTGCTTCCAGCAGTGCCCATCACTTGGGAATTGCTGGTCACGGTGAGCGGCATCCTCAGATTGCTGGTGTGTGATTCTGCCTGGCGCATGTAGTGCGGGGCACTTGGCAGGGACTGGGACATGACTGAGTTTGGCAGGGGCTGCATCATGCTACTGTCACTAGTGCTGTGGGATGTGTCCCCGTCCTCTGTCTCTTGCACTTGCTCTGGGGACGAGTCATTGACCTCTATCTGCACTGGAGCTCCTTCACCTTGCTGCCCTTCCCTGCTCCCGTCTTGGCCAAAGCCCGTCAGGTACGGCTGCTGTTCCATAGCATCTGGCTCAGTGCTGATGGAGGAGCTCACCCCTGAGTCAAAACTTTCAACCTTGGATTCACTCTCTACACCCTCTGTATGGTCAGTGTCATCTTGGCAGTCCCCTAAATTATCGTAGCAGCTGTACTCATCTTCAGCCTCCTGCTTTATGTGCATCCCTCCTGTTTGTATGCGTACCGGTCGGGGTTGCTTGCGGCAGTGAGTGGACTCTGCTGTGGAGATGAAGCGATCGACCTGCTGAGATCTCTCCTGGATTCGGTTTATCCAGGGCGGATCTTGAGATTGCTGGTCCTTCTGAGTGCTGAGAGTTGAATCGTAATTTGCCGACAGAGGGTTAATGTAAAGGGGGCGCTCGCGGTTGCCGTTCAGGCCAGGGTAGGTGTACAGTGATGTGTATGCACGATCCATGCTTTGCTGTGATGTTGCTTGCATATAACCTGACTCTGCGTCGCTGCTGGGCCCAGAGGTGCCAGACTCAGGAGTGCCACGGGGTGTTTCCTGACCAGAATCTCCTGGTATAACAGGGAATCCCCCTGGCCCAGCCAAGCCCACATTCTGGGACACGATGCGGGTACACTCATCAATGACGGTCTTGATCTGTAGGATGCTGGCAGCAGTAAGGATCTGCAGGGCCTCTGATTGAGATACCCGCAGAATCCCACTGTACATAAAGTCAATCAGCTTTTGGATGGATTGCACTGAGACCACAGAAGGGATCTCAATGTCGCTGTAGCCCAAGAGCAGCTTGTCCTGAAAGAAGGGGCTTCCAGCAGCCAGCACGCACCGGTGAGCTCGCAGCATACTTCCATGGATCCGAACAGTCACGTCACAGAAGTGCCCACGGTTGCGCTGCTCATTGAGGGTCTCAAGTACAGAATTGCTGAAGTTGTGAAGATTGATGTTATGAATGCGCTCGGTCATCCCCTTGCAACTGATGTCACCTGCAAGCAGCGAGCAACACACCTGACTTAAAAACTCTGACACCACATTATTCAACTGGCTTAAACACAACagtattttttcacataaagCAACAATATATTTCCATTAGTAGATTACAGTATTATAATGGAATAATGAAATATACACTATGTAATATAACAGTTATGAGCAAATGAATCACAaaagagaagatggaaaaaaaacatttttacaggcTAAATGCTAGAATACACAATCACAATTACTACAGTTAATTTAAATACATGATAAACACTATGGTTCTTATTATGAACAGAACATATGGGTGTTCACTGGGGGATTCCTGAAATGATAATACAGATGTGGTAATTCTAAGTCTCATAATACTAAGATAAGAATCAAATAACGTCAACATCTGAGCTAAATTTGTCTCTTCATTCgtggtttaaaaaaatccacaatGCCACGGTGAAAGACAATTAAGATGGTTCCCATTTAATTACTACaagtttctctgtgttcatgtctgaaATTCCTCCAACCACCATTAGGTGGTGCACTGGGCTCAGAGGACAACAGGCCTCTTTTGTTAGCCATGTGTTCACTGTGATGGCGCTTCCTAACTATCCTAGGAATACACTAGATGTGACCCGGCTGATCAGTGTGTAAGATAACTTAAGATGCATTTCTTCCCAGTTAGATGTCAAAAGAAATGAGAATCTTAATCCAAATTAGATAGGTAGTTAACATAGGAATTATGCAAATTGTGGGTTTTCATAATTGCTTTTGCATACAAACATGCTTGAGAATAATTTAAGTAAAGCATTCGACCTTATGTGAGTGATTATTAAACATAGcacttttgttttatatcaAGGAAACTGTCTTAATTTTTATCTTGGAAACTGTAcaatatatacagatatataagtagatatatataattaatttacACTATGTCAGTCAATGAATAATGAATGcatttatgaaaatatattggtgatgaaatgtcagaatCAACACAGAATTGAACAACTgtataaacaggaaaaaaaacttgaacaGTTGGAAAAATGCTTTATAATTTTTAATGCACTTATACATTCAATAGAAATGAATTTAACAGTGTTACTAATAATAAAACCATATTTGACAGTAGTAGATTTGTTTATCCAAATGAAGTAGAAAATGCGAAAATGTCTCACAGAAGAAGAGTGACAGTGTTAGCACAAAGTATTAATGCTCATTTCAAGCTAAGTTATTTCTAACTGAAAcatgaagggggaaaaaaagctgaaacGGTCCAGTACTCACAGTCAGATGACGTTTTGTTACGAAGATGCTTGTGTGGCTGGTGATGAAGTGCGGGTCAAGCTTCAGTTTGCTGGTGGAGATGGCTGATCAGAGGCCGGGTGCTAGGCAAGGCTGTCAGTCCTCTCTGTCCAAATCATGTGTTGCTCTGCCAGTGTttggagggggagagaaaagacaaagacaaatctTAATGCCACATACTGCCTCGTCGATATTGCCACTCCCTTAATGAACCAGGAGCCACAGTAACATGAATATCTGCCACCGGCGTGCTGCAACAGATGTGTGAAGAGTTTCCAAAGCGAGACGAATGGACGTTCCTGTGTGCACATGGCCACCAATTACAAATCAAGGTTGAAAATAACATTGGTGTTGGAGCCACTTTTTCTCTCAGCAGTTATCTGAGCCGCTGGGCAACAAAACCACACCCTTCCAAAGAAAAACGAACTCGAATCCTCATAAATTTGCACAgattaaatatttcagaaaagGTCTCACGCACACTCACCATgaagtgtttgtatgtgtgtgtgtgtgtgtgtgtgtgtgtgtgtgtgtgtgtgtgtgtgtgtgtgtgcggggacgtatgtgtgtttgttttcattttcaaatccaCAAATTAAACAAGACAATGTCCAATACAGACATAGAGCGGACATGAGTAGTtgcaaaaatagaaaagaaatattaaacacacaaggcattcatttaaaaacacaagaaaggCATTCAATGACATTAAGCATGTGATGAgctgatgataaaaaaaaaaagcctcacaCAATTGCTcttatactgtacacacatatTAGAATGCAAAAGTCTGACCTCAAAACTGGGAACACAATTATGTAAAACTGACCACATTAAAGTCAGATACTCATGGGATCATTTAAGGTCAggcagactgaaaaaaaatgaactgaaccaATGCAAAATGCCCTTTTCAAACAATTTCTCACATATTAGTCCCACACTGGTCATAGTGCTTTCAAATATTTCAACCAATAAAGCATCAAAACTATAAGGAAAATGTTGTGAATCTTGGGGTGTGAATATTAATCATTAACAGGAGTTTAGATCATAATTACAATCGTGACTCTTCAATATTTTTTTGGAAAAGGGGTGAAAAAACGTTTAGTAGCTGTCACGCTGCCTACAACACGAACATCAAGTGCTCTGTGAAATGCCAGTAACTacagtgtgtttctgaatgAACAGAACGGGGGTAAGATTTGACCAGACTTGCACGTTTTTGTTGACACATATTATTCTTTCATAAATCTCAAGTACTTTCAAGGAACATGCCTGTCACTTTGAAATACTGAGGTAAAATCTAtggatgaaaaatatttgattttaagcAAGTGACCTctgcacttttccttttttttcacagatgcTGATAGAGGACGGAACAAGAATTTGCTTTGCCAAGGTAACAGATACAAAATTAGTCCATAAATAAGCCTAGAAAATAGTCATATAAGATCATGAttttttcatagtttagtaCAGAAAAGCAGAATAACTAAGAGAAAGCCAGAGTTAAAGTGTAAAAGTAATAAACTGAGATTGCTATGTCCACAGACTGCATTGTGTCTGTAGGCTTCAGTGTGAGAAGTGCTGCGGACAGTCAGATGTTTGCGTCTTTTCTTGAAATGTTCATCAACTAACAAATTCAATGATTATATATAGACAAGTAATAGCGTGTTTAGCAGTGGTTGATCACTCGATGCTGAGACTGATCAttcttacaaaacacacacacacacactcacacacacacgcgcgcgcacacacacacacacacacacacacacacacacacacacacgcacacaggttTGTTCTTCCATCTTGTTCAGGACAGATATTGTATTTATACTGAAATCCTTAACCCCTAAATCTAAAATTAAACCATTTTCTCTAAAACTCCGACACTAACCTACAATTGCCCAAAATAAACCCTCAACACTTTTATTCAAGCCCTCAATATCAGCCTGAGCCCCAAAAATGTGCCTTGTTCTAATACCTCACTTAAAGAATAGATCTAACTCAAACTGTAAACCTGCTGTAGGTGTAACCCTTGCCTTAACCTCACCACTGTCACTGCAATATTTCACAATTGACTTAGTCAAAgtgaaaaccacacacacacacacacacacacacacacacacacacacacacacacacacacacacacacacacacacacacacacatgccaaaaTGCCTGAAGACATTACAGTGACAAATATTTGACTATTTTCCTTTGCTTGCAGTGTTAGTTTGAGTGGTAACTGTATTCGGATGCTACTTTTTGAATGCAAACATATATGTTCCCTCTCTGGCTTCCCTTGCCCATCCAGACATGTAAATCCACCTGCCTAAGGGGTAAAGTGAGGTGAATGCTAGCAACAAAGGAGCAGGCCAAGGGAAGCAGGCTTCAGTTGCCCAGACTGCCACTCACAACAGTGATTCCATTTTAGCCGTGACACAGTGGGTGAGCAGCAGCCAGCGCCTACCTGCAGTGAATTCTAATCAGCCCAGGggtctgtctccctccctccctccctccctcctgtacCCTGCCTTGGACTAAAGGGGCTGATGATCCTTCAAAATTAATTAGATCCTTGTAGGAGGCGgccattttctttcacttcctaACGCTCCAcgaaaaattttttaaattgcactAAATTTGGGGCGTGTACCTCCTCCCTCATATTGatctgtttctcagtgtgtctctacctgtttcctgtttcatcaCGCTGAAACTCACTCGCCGTCTTTccttccatctgtctgtctctccgtctgtgccccctcctcttcctccctccctatGAACCTTCCCCAACACCCTCCGCCCCTCTCCGACTGCCTCCATGCTCCCAGCTCTGTGTCTGCCTCTGTGGAGTTTGCTGTCAATAAATCCCCAGAGGTCAGTTTGTCTGCTGGAAATCAGACACAATGCTTCAGACCGCCAATGCAATGCatgctctgctgctgccgccacaACAAAGACtgaggaggggtggagggtgtgtgagtagggaggaggagagggaggagggggatggggaggggaggggatgggaggggaagggggggggcacaaaaaaaaaaaaattaagacaGAGAGACGATGGTTGCAACTTCACCAGCCAGACTCCAGGTTAATCAGCTGCCTGTATAAGGTGACGAGCTCATGAAATACGCTGCATCGAATTGGACATTAGTTAAtcaaagggggggtggggggtgggggtgaaatGGTGAGGATGGGGGATGGGGTTGAGAACAGACATAAGAGGCATGCTTATGAAAGGAGCAGTATCAGCCATGTGAATAATATACATCTTGAATATGCAAATACTGCTTACAACACACTACAAGCATATATTCAAGGcccttggtacatttaaatcTGGAGACAAAAGGGCCACGGGGCATTGTGAAGAGCTCATGTCCATGCATGTGCATACAGCTTCTTGATGAATCTGGTGCAGATTTGCACTTATCAAGAGTGTTTTGTGTTATACCTAATTAATAGTaatttgtgtttgagtttgtttgaAACCTCTACTGCTTAACGATCACTGTCCAACATTGTAATTATTAATTTCAATCATCCATTTATCCCAAGTGCATTAGCATATAAACTACCAGAAATCATGCTTTAATAGTATGGTTAGGATATGTGATctaatgtaatataatttaGTGCACACTGTAAATGTGTAGCAGGCACACTGGGGAATTTTAAGCAATAATCAAAAGATGAAGTGTTGATCTGACGAGTGATAATTGAAGGTGTGTTCGGTAAAGACTCAGTACGTTCATTTCACTCCTCTGTCAAAACAATATACAGCTACAACTCACTGTAATCAATCAAACTTTTctgaaatacatacataaataaattacacCTCAGCTAATGCTGTGGTGTCTTGCTTACCTTTGATCTgcacaattaaaaaatattcttttagGTAACTGAATATTCATCGCTGGCCAACAATGTTGAGTTACCTGATTAAATCTGAGTTATTTAGATTGCTGTGTCTCTTATTACATTCAAGTGTTAGCCTATAATGTTGTGAAGCAATTTACCCGTAAGGAAAATAATGCACCTAAATCAAACACACTTCAGGAGAAGCAGCATTAAACACCTCACAGTCTCAAGATTTAATTGATTTGCCTTTATAGCAGTCAGTGAAAATCATCAACAAGCACACGTAGGCTGATGACAAGTTGAGCCAAGAttttcacactttctttt
Coding sequences within:
- the zbtb20 gene encoding zinc finger and BTB domain-containing protein 20; translation: MTERIHNINLHNFSNSVLETLNEQRNRGHFCDVTVRIHGSMLRAHRCVLAAGSPFFQDKLLLGYSDIEIPSVVSVQSIQKLIDFMYSGILRVSQSEALQILTAASILQIKTVIDECTRIVSQNVGLAGPGGFPVIPGDSGQETPRGTPESGTSGPSSDAESGYMQATSQQSMDRAYTSLYTYPGLNGNRERPLYINPLSANYDSTLSTQKDQQSQDPPWINRIQERSQQVDRFISTAESTHCRKQPRPVRIQTGGMHIKQEAEDEYSCYDNLGDCQDDTDHTEGVESESKVESFDSGVSSSISTEPDAMEQQPYLTGFGQDGSREGQQGEGAPVQIEVNDSSPEQVQETEDGDTSHSTSDSSMMQPLPNSVMSQSLPSAPHYMRQAESHTSNLRMPLTVTSNSQVMGTAGSTFLPTLFPTQPARDNKPFLYLPGQQQPQFVAVPPPAMPSFPNPMSVPQAPAQQQQPAGGIGQGEKKPYECTLCSKTFTAKQNYVKHMFVHTGEKPHQCSICWRSFSLKDYLIKHMVTHTGVRAYQCSICNKRFTQKSSLNVHMRLHRGEKSYECYICKKKFSHKTLLERHMALHSTGSAITGLSGSAGTPGPVSIPIPMAVPEPGAGVVALAMPVSGGAGVGAGVGTGVGVAAEASCQEGTTYVCSVCPAKFDQMEHFNDHMRMHVSDG